In Gossypium hirsutum isolate 1008001.06 chromosome D06, Gossypium_hirsutum_v2.1, whole genome shotgun sequence, one genomic interval encodes:
- the LOC107952451 gene encoding uncharacterized protein, giving the protein MEVSDSFKLAGVSEDALRLMLFPYSLKDKAQAWLNSLPPYSITIWQELPERFLMKYFSPSKNAKLQNEITTFQQMDDESFQAAILKNLENQMGQLATELRNQLQGALPSDMENPRNLGKEHCEAMTLRSVKTLDPNTCRVEEEPVDAQDLVEV; this is encoded by the exons atggaggtgagcgattctttcaaacTAGCCGGAGTATCCGAGGATGCACTGCGATTAATGCTATTCCCATATTCGCTAAAGGACAAAGCTCAAGCCTGgttgaattcattgccaccaTATTCCATTACCATATGGCAAGAGTTACCAGAAAGATTTCTTATGAAGTACTTCtcacctagcaaaaatgctaagttacAGAATGAAATTactactttccaacaaatggatgatgagtcctt CCAAGCAGCCATATTGAAAAACctagaaaaccaaatgggccagcttgcaactgaacttagGAACCAACTACAAGGTGCTTTGCCTAGTGATATGGAGAACCCAAGAAATCTAGGGAAAGAACATTGTGAAGCAATGACATTAAGGAGCGTAAAGACATTAGATCCTAACACTTGCAGAGTTGAAGAGGAGCCAGTTGATGCTCAAGATTTAGTGGAAGTTtaa